From Halichoerus grypus chromosome 6, mHalGry1.hap1.1, whole genome shotgun sequence, one genomic window encodes:
- the AICDA gene encoding single-stranded DNA cytosine deaminase: MPKTKKDTLESTMDSLLMKQRKFLYHFKNVRWAKGRHETYLCYVVKRRDSATSFSLDFGHLRNKSGCHVELLFLRYISDWDLDPGRCYRVTWFTSWSPCYDCARHVADFLRGYPNLSLRIFTARLYFCEDKKAEPEGLRRLHRAGVQIAIMTFKDYFYCWNTFVENREKTFKAWEGLHENSVRLSRQLRRILLPLYEVDDLRDAFRTLGL, from the exons ATGCCTAAGACTAAGAAAGACACTCTGGAATCCACTATGGACAG CCTCCTGATGAAGCAGAGGAAGTTTCTTTACCATTTCAAGAATGTCCGCTGGGCTAAGGGTCGCCATGAGACCTACTTGTGCTACGTGGTGAAGCGGCGGGATAGCGCCACCTCCTTTTCACTGGACTTTGGTCACCTTCGAAACAAG TCGGGCTGCCATGTGGAGTTGCTCTTCCTCCGCTACATCTCCGACTGGGACCTGGACCCTGGCCGGTGCTACCGCGTCACCTGGTTCACCTCCTGGAGCCCCTGCTACGACTGTGCCCGGCACGTGGCCGACTTTCTGAGAGGGTACCCCAACCTCAGTCTGAGGATCTTCACCGCGCGCCTCTACTTCTGCGAGGACAAGAAGGCTGAGCCCGAGGGGCTGCGGCGGCTGCACCGCGCGGGGGTCCAGATCGCCATCATGACCTTCAAAG attatttttattgctggAATACGTTTGTGGAAAATCGTGAAAAAACTTTCAAAGCCTGGGAGGGATTGCACGAAAATTCCGTTCGACTATCCAGACAGCTTCGACGCATTCTTTTG cCCCTGTATGAGGTTGATGACTTACGAGATGCATTTCGTACTTTGGGACTTTGA